One Bufo gargarizans isolate SCDJY-AF-19 chromosome 3, ASM1485885v1, whole genome shotgun sequence DNA segment encodes these proteins:
- the LOC122933438 gene encoding Krueppel-like factor 15, with amino-acid sequence MVSLICREPLSASDLPCGQNMTVPQSGDVSALTLLQNDASPSSPCLPEQPDNSTVTTQKTGVDEGGFKDVEGIILSQLVKSAEEPKTATPMTQLKLPDFCAQISGDFSPTLEEIEEFLMEKMDLIREELVEKKPMPGTWVQNCTTIEQTSDTDTTERTEDVSTPLSPDTSASPPSTTSNIPVILQIQPVPGAASLAQSTMGGVRLTQLVISVQGQSLALAPVPGPTSPGDQKYVRIAPLPVAVRPLTLGGVLVSEGQQKIPKGGQTVIRVHKCSHPGCNKMYTKSSHLKAHFRRHTGEKPYVCTWPECGWRFSRSDELSRHKRSHSGVKPYQCTVCDKKFARSDHLSKHMKIHRGQRVGGCRTPRPST; translated from the exons ATGGTTTCTTTAATCTGCAGGGAACCACTGTCTGCCTCCGATCTTCCATGTGGGCAAAACATGACTGTGCCACAATCTGGAGATGTATCAGCGCTCACCCTTCTGCAGAATGATGCCAGTCCTTCCTCTCCatgtctgccagaacagcctgataACAGTACCGTCACGACACAGAAGACGGGTGTTGATGAAGGAGGCTTTAAAGATGTGGAAGGAATTATTTTATCCCAACTGGTAAAATCAGCGGAGGAACCAAAGACTGCTACTCCAATGACACAGTTAAAACTCCCAGATTTTTGTGCCCAGATCTCTGGAGACTTCAGTCCTACACTAGAAGAAATTGAGGAGTTTTTAATGGAAAAGATGGACCTTATCCGAGAAGAGCTGGTTGAGAAGAAGCCCATGCCTGGAACTTGGGTTCAGAATTGCACGACAATTGAGCAGACTTCAGATACAGACACAACTGAACGAACTGAAGATGTATCAACTCCACTATCTCCAGATACTTCAGCCAGTCCACCTTCCACGACAAGCAATATTCCGGTCATCCTTCAAATCCAACCTGTGCCTGGTGCTGCTTCTTTGGCACAGAGCACGATGGGTGGTGTCCGTCTTACACAGCTTGTAATCAGTGTACAGGGCCAAAGCCTGGCACTGGCTCCAGTCCCAGGACCTACTTCACCTGGGGACCAAAAGTATGTTAGAATTGCTCCTCTACCAGTGGCTGTCCGGCCATTGACTTTAGGAGGAGTACTTGTCAGTGAAGGGCAGCAGAAAATCCCGAAGGGTGGTCAAACAGTGATCAGAGTTCATAAATGCAGTCACCCTGGATGTAACAAGATGTACACCAAAAGCTCACACCTTAAAGCCCACTTCCGGCGACACACGGGGGAGAAGCCTTATGTTTGCACATGGCCAGAGTGTGGATGGAG GTTTTCCCGTTCTGATGAGCTTTCAAGACACAAGAGATCCCACTCTGGAGTGAAGCCATATCAATGTACTGTATGTGACAAGAAGTTTGCCCGGAGTGACCACCTGTCCAAACACATGAAGATACATCGGGGCCAGAGAGTTGGTGGATGTCGTACACCACGACCCAGCACTTAA